One segment of Parcubacteria group bacterium DNA contains the following:
- the rpsT gene encoding 30S ribosomal protein S20, with the protein MPIKKSAKKYMRVTERKTAKNKITKGIFRSNIKKTKEAIVAGNKEEAGKWLKASIKSLDKAAQKKVIKKNTAARRKSRLNKMVRNIVVK; encoded by the coding sequence ATGCCAATCAAAAAATCCGCCAAAAAGTACATGCGAGTAACTGAAAGAAAAACCGCCAAGAACAAAATTACCAAAGGAATCTTCCGAAGTAATATCAAAAAGACCAAAGAAGCGATCGTAGCTGGAAACAAAGAAGAAGCCGGGAAATGGCTCAAGGCTTCCATCAAGTCATTGGATAAAGCTGCTCAAAAGAAAGTCATCAAGAAAAACACCGCCGCTCGAAGAAAATCCCGGCTTAACAAAATGGTGA